One Clostridium novyi NT genomic window carries:
- a CDS encoding hydrolase, whose product MKKKYIPEINGILRSHMIKVPEIIREASGIIVLGKRIKSLLFTTDIAIIKNTNADAIMAVYPFTPQPVITASIMMGNSKPVFCGVGGGITTGKRVVNLALDAEFKGAYGVVVNAPTENSVVTKIRATIDIPVIVTVVSEKEDIESRINAGTSILNVSSGKRTAEVVRSIRERFPSIPIIATGGSTDESIKETIEAGANAITVTPPSPGDIFGEIMSRYRREYEENGKIEKYY is encoded by the coding sequence ATGAAAAAAAAATATATACCTGAAATAAACGGAATTTTAAGAAGTCATATGATTAAGGTTCCAGAAATTATAAGAGAAGCTAGTGGAATAATAGTTCTTGGCAAAAGAATAAAATCACTATTATTTACAACGGATATAGCAATTATAAAAAATACAAATGCTGATGCTATAATGGCTGTATATCCATTTACTCCACAACCGGTTATTACTGCAAGTATAATGATGGGAAATTCTAAACCTGTATTTTGTGGAGTAGGTGGAGGAATAACAACAGGCAAGAGAGTTGTTAATTTAGCTCTAGATGCGGAATTTAAAGGAGCTTATGGAGTTGTAGTAAATGCACCTACTGAAAATTCTGTTGTAACTAAAATAAGAGCTACAATAGATATACCTGTAATAGTTACTGTAGTATCTGAAAAAGAAGATATAGAATCGAGAATAAATGCAGGTACTAGCATTTTAAATGTTTCTTCTGGTAAGAGAACAGCTGAGGTTGTTAGAAGTATTAGAGAAAGATTTCCGAGTATACCTATAATTGCAACAGGTGGTTCTACTGATGAGAGTATAAAAGAGACTATAGAGGCAGGAGCAAATGCAATTACTGTGACACCTCCATCACCAGGGGATATATTTGGAGAAATAATGTCAAGATATAGAAGAGAGTATGAAGAAAACGGAAAAATAGAAAAGTATTATTAG
- a CDS encoding ATP-dependent metallopeptidase FtsH/Yme1/Tma family protein — MKKFKNKYMMIPLVTLILSIVFMGINISFISPKKSETYNTFLKDIKEKKVATIYYTDSSKLKVKLFDGKIYETDNPRNNEFKEKMLKNGVTINENPYTSPLDVIPKVLLVVSIVALVTMAIKSSRETSKNTSSLDFLEAKEITDNKFTFENVAGNVEAKESIKDIVDFLKNPEKYNSYGAKMPRGLILYGEPGTGKTLLAKAVAGEANVPFYAMSGSDFVQIYVGVGASRIRQLFKKARSHGKAVIFIDEIDAIGKKRTNSPSSSDERDQTLNALLTEMSGFKETDGIIVIAATNRLDMLDTALLRPGRFDRHIEVSLPDIIAREKILNLYLKDKPTKNIDIKSWAEKTSMFSGAKLEHLVNEAAILACKDENDYIEDIHLHKAFSIVLAGYEKRDRDHIKILDKKITAFHEAGHALISSKVLPLEKLSKVTIIPTTKGAGGYTLTIPEDTMYQSKEYLLNRIMVLLGGRAAEEIVFGKDKITTGAYSDLKHSTNMINNMITSYGMGESLGLLTLEEIGSTSSSIKDTIVKECKITLDNLYNKTKDMLIKNREQLEKLASELLKEETLYENKLKDILDLN, encoded by the coding sequence TTGAAGAAATTCAAAAATAAATACATGATGATTCCACTTGTTACCTTAATACTTTCAATAGTATTTATGGGTATAAATATTTCTTTTATTTCTCCTAAGAAATCAGAAACTTACAATACATTCCTTAAAGACATTAAAGAAAAAAAAGTTGCTACTATTTACTATACAGATTCATCAAAATTAAAAGTTAAACTTTTTGATGGAAAAATCTACGAAACAGACAATCCTAGAAATAATGAGTTCAAAGAAAAAATGTTAAAAAACGGGGTAACTATTAATGAAAATCCTTATACATCACCACTTGATGTTATTCCTAAAGTTTTATTAGTAGTATCTATTGTAGCCCTTGTAACAATGGCAATAAAATCCTCAAGAGAAACTTCCAAAAATACATCTTCACTAGATTTTTTAGAAGCTAAAGAAATAACTGATAATAAATTTACCTTTGAAAATGTAGCTGGAAACGTTGAAGCTAAGGAAAGCATAAAAGATATAGTTGATTTTCTTAAAAATCCTGAAAAATATAATTCTTATGGAGCTAAAATGCCAAGAGGATTAATTTTATACGGGGAGCCTGGTACTGGTAAAACCCTACTTGCAAAAGCTGTAGCTGGAGAAGCAAACGTACCTTTTTATGCAATGTCAGGATCAGATTTTGTGCAAATTTATGTAGGTGTAGGTGCTAGTAGAATACGCCAACTGTTTAAAAAAGCTCGTTCTCATGGAAAAGCCGTTATTTTCATAGACGAAATAGATGCCATAGGTAAAAAACGTACAAACTCTCCTAGTAGTTCTGATGAAAGAGATCAAACCCTTAATGCATTACTTACAGAGATGTCTGGTTTTAAAGAAACCGATGGAATAATAGTAATTGCAGCTACTAATAGACTAGACATGCTAGATACTGCCCTTTTAAGACCTGGTAGATTTGATAGACACATAGAAGTTTCACTCCCTGATATTATAGCTAGAGAAAAAATATTAAATCTTTATCTTAAAGACAAGCCAACTAAAAATATAGATATAAAATCCTGGGCGGAAAAAACATCTATGTTCTCTGGAGCTAAACTTGAACACTTAGTAAATGAAGCTGCTATTTTAGCTTGTAAAGATGAAAATGATTATATCGAAGATATTCATCTTCACAAAGCATTTTCAATAGTTCTAGCTGGATACGAAAAACGGGATAGAGACCATATAAAAATTTTAGATAAAAAAATTACTGCTTTTCATGAAGCAGGACATGCTTTAATATCCTCAAAGGTTCTTCCTCTTGAAAAACTTTCTAAAGTAACCATAATTCCAACTACTAAAGGTGCTGGAGGATATACTCTTACAATACCAGAAGATACAATGTATCAAAGCAAAGAATACTTACTAAATAGAATAATGGTTCTTTTAGGTGGAAGAGCTGCTGAAGAAATTGTCTTTGGAAAAGATAAAATAACAACTGGTGCATATAGTGATTTAAAACACTCTACTAATATGATTAACAATATGATAACTTCTTATGGTATGGGTGAATCTCTTGGACTTCTTACCCTTGAGGAAATAGGTTCTACATCATCATCCATTAAAGATACAATAGTAAAAGAATGTAAAATCACTTTAGATAACTTATACAATAAAACCAAAGACATGTTAATAAAGAATAGAGAGCAACTAGAAAAATTAGCTAGTGAACTTCTTAAAGAAGAAACATTATATGAGAATAAGTTAAAAGACATATTAGATTTAAATTAA
- a CDS encoding YkvA family protein produces the protein MNISNVKVRVTEKDILTILEEVLNIKELNIYNIKIGELIEVKGSYKKGIKFNFQVTLGLGSIDDNVLKLRVFKVKVGVLRICTGLANYILKKVLKSFEYMGLTVEKKTLFIDFKKLCKYIPLVEFTLKHITLFENNAEVYVEDLIYKDKNDVLSLDELKDKLKEDEVKDEAVVTEDTGYSKARCDAIEKIPEDYRDFGEYIMVLPDITNLLYSLMRDEKVDKKTKILIGLAITYVLLPVDIIPDSIPVIGKMDDIGIGLVLLDKIIDSVDEEIILKHWKGNREFIIKIKELKNNLFNSIGRKNTLMAINGCLIGAKKLIYRKRNSK, from the coding sequence ATGAATATATCAAATGTTAAAGTAAGAGTAACGGAAAAAGATATTCTAACTATTTTAGAAGAAGTTTTAAATATTAAAGAATTAAATATATATAATATAAAAATTGGAGAACTTATAGAAGTAAAGGGAAGTTATAAAAAGGGAATAAAGTTTAATTTTCAAGTTACTTTAGGATTAGGAAGTATAGATGACAATGTACTAAAATTAAGAGTGTTTAAAGTAAAGGTTGGGGTATTAAGAATATGTACAGGCCTTGCAAATTATATATTAAAAAAGGTATTAAAAAGTTTTGAATACATGGGCTTAACAGTAGAGAAAAAGACATTATTTATTGACTTTAAAAAGCTTTGTAAATATATTCCTTTAGTTGAATTTACATTAAAACACATTACACTATTTGAAAATAATGCAGAGGTTTATGTTGAGGATTTAATTTATAAAGATAAGAATGATGTTTTATCTTTAGATGAGTTAAAAGATAAATTAAAGGAAGATGAAGTAAAAGATGAAGCTGTGGTTACAGAAGATACTGGTTATTCTAAAGCAAGATGTGATGCAATAGAAAAAATTCCAGAGGATTATAGAGACTTCGGGGAATATATTATGGTATTGCCGGATATAACTAATTTACTATATTCTCTTATGAGGGATGAAAAAGTTGATAAAAAGACTAAAATATTAATTGGCCTTGCAATAACCTATGTTTTACTTCCAGTGGATATTATTCCGGATTCTATACCAGTTATAGGTAAGATGGACGACATCGGAATAGGATTAGTTCTTTTGGATAAGATTATAGATAGCGTAGATGAAGAAATTATATTAAAACATTGGAAAGGTAATAGAGAATTTATAATAAAAATTAAAGAACTAAAAAATAATTTGTTTAATTCAATAGGAAGAAAAAATACACTTATGGCCATAAACGGATGTTTAATTGGGGCTAAAAAGTTAATATATAGAAAACGTAATTCTAAATAA
- a CDS encoding viroplasmin family protein, with translation MAKKFYAIKEGFDFVQNKKVENMIVDTWDECLKYVKGAKGAKYKSFKSLSEAKEYIEGGENLLKKDAENYPKDIPHFYVDGSYNIEIQKYAYALVMVENGVVKYIENGGAENNSKKDVRQIAGELKASIRSLKYAAEHNIKNILIIHDYVGVCYHATGVWKRKEESSEIYYNEFNKIVKDNDINVTFVKVDSHTGDLFNEIVDEFAKYACGVAIKGETKKYLKSGTIIVESENLKEKFNEIIDETNIEKIVVHKND, from the coding sequence ATGGCTAAAAAATTTTATGCTATAAAAGAGGGATTTGATTTTGTACAAAACAAAAAAGTAGAAAACATGATAGTTGATACATGGGATGAATGTTTAAAATATGTAAAAGGTGCTAAGGGTGCAAAGTATAAAAGTTTTAAAAGTCTTTCTGAGGCAAAAGAATACATTGAAGGTGGAGAAAATCTTTTAAAAAAGGATGCTGAGAATTATCCTAAAGATATACCGCATTTTTATGTTGATGGAAGTTATAATATAGAAATACAAAAATATGCATACGCATTGGTTATGGTGGAAAATGGAGTAGTTAAGTACATAGAAAATGGTGGAGCAGAGAATAATTCAAAAAAAGATGTAAGACAGATAGCTGGTGAACTTAAAGCGTCAATAAGATCTCTTAAGTATGCAGCAGAGCACAATATAAAAAATATCTTAATTATACATGATTATGTAGGAGTTTGTTATCATGCCACTGGTGTTTGGAAGAGAAAAGAAGAATCTTCTGAAATATACTATAATGAATTTAATAAAATAGTAAAAGATAACGATATAAATGTAACATTTGTAAAGGTAGATAGTCATACAGGTGATTTATTTAATGAAATAGTAGATGAATTTGCAAAATATGCTTGTGGAGTTGCTATAAAAGGAGAAACTAAAAAGTATTTAAAAAGTGGCACAATAATAGTTGAAAGTGAAAATTTAAAAGAAAAATTTAATGAAATAATAGATGAAACTAATATAGAAAAAATTGTAGTACATAAAAATGATTAA
- a CDS encoding YtxH domain-containing protein — translation MHRFLRGLTAGAIIGATAGMMMSPQMDRKTKKKIMRAKRSMMHKAENAFENLGDWLV, via the coding sequence ATGCATAGATTTTTAAGAGGACTTACAGCAGGTGCAATAATAGGAGCTACTGCAGGGATGATGATGTCACCTCAAATGGATAGAAAAACTAAGAAAAAGATTATGAGAGCAAAAAGAAGTATGATGCATAAAGCAGAAAATGCTTTTGAAAATTTAGGTGATTGGTTAGTGTAA
- a CDS encoding helix-turn-helix domain-containing protein, translating to MEILSLGEKIKRRRKELGMTLKDLAGDRITPGQISLVESGKSNPSMDLLEYLADSLNISIEYLMESEETQAEKICAYYENICESHILSNQLNLAEQYVENAILYGEKYGLEYRKAKNLYLRGEIYTLKKELGLAQQFFLSANVIFIRDNCYEKIIDTYIKLGSITLDMHAYYSACSYFHQAEKVYEDNNLGNDFLIGQIYYYIASTYFKLEEIDKAINYSYLANEKFKKIDDKKGYAKSLMLLSKEYSEKGDIDNAIKYSNKTLKLLKELDDCKYIAQIENNLGKLFAEFDNIEESFVHLNKAKQLREEYKDTSYIETLENICKNYIKLKDIDNAQDILQEILDNKENGDKYTLYKYYLLKYRIDMLEENFKEAENTLILALQYAKISELSDEYAEISILLGKFYVDNGNDSEAAKYLNAGVEAFKKLGILK from the coding sequence ATGGAGATATTGTCTTTAGGAGAAAAAATAAAGCGAAGAAGAAAAGAACTGGGGATGACACTTAAAGATCTAGCTGGGGATAGAATTACTCCGGGACAAATAAGTTTAGTTGAATCAGGAAAGTCTAATCCAAGTATGGATTTGCTTGAATATTTAGCAGATTCATTAAATATATCAATAGAATATTTAATGGAATCTGAAGAAACTCAAGCAGAGAAAATATGCGCTTATTACGAAAATATATGTGAATCTCATATCCTTAGTAATCAACTGAACTTAGCAGAGCAATATGTAGAAAATGCAATATTGTATGGAGAAAAATACGGACTAGAATACAGAAAAGCTAAAAATTTATATTTAAGAGGGGAAATTTACACTCTAAAAAAAGAATTGGGCTTGGCTCAACAGTTTTTTTTATCTGCCAATGTAATATTTATAAGAGATAATTGTTACGAGAAAATTATCGATACATATATAAAATTGGGATCTATAACATTAGATATGCATGCCTATTATTCAGCATGCAGTTATTTTCATCAAGCAGAAAAGGTATATGAAGATAATAATTTAGGGAACGATTTTTTAATAGGGCAGATTTATTATTATATTGCTAGTACTTATTTTAAATTAGAAGAAATAGATAAGGCTATAAATTACTCTTATTTGGCAAATGAAAAATTCAAAAAAATAGATGATAAAAAAGGATATGCAAAGTCTTTAATGCTTTTATCCAAAGAGTACAGTGAAAAGGGCGATATTGATAATGCAATAAAATATTCTAATAAGACATTAAAGTTACTAAAAGAATTAGATGATTGCAAGTATATAGCTCAAATAGAAAATAATTTAGGAAAATTATTTGCTGAATTTGATAATATAGAAGAGTCTTTTGTTCATTTGAATAAAGCTAAGCAATTAAGAGAAGAATATAAAGATACAAGCTATATAGAAACTCTTGAAAATATATGTAAAAATTATATAAAACTAAAGGATATAGATAATGCTCAAGATATCTTGCAAGAAATACTGGACAATAAGGAAAATGGAGATAAGTATACCCTTTATAAGTATTATTTACTGAAATATAGAATAGATATGTTGGAGGAAAACTTTAAAGAAGCAGAAAATACATTGATATTAGCCTTACAATATGCAAAAATCAGTGAATTAAGTGATGAGTATGCCGAAATATCTATTTTGCTTGGAAAGTTTTATGTTGATAATGGTAATGATAGTGAGGCTGCTAAATATTTAAATGCTGGGGTTGAGGCATTTAAAAAATTAGGCATTTTAAAATAG
- a CDS encoding helix-turn-helix domain-containing protein has translation MEVLSIGEKIKRARIYSGYTLKEVCGDKISVSKLSCIENNKVIPEEWVLEYIASKLKLDIEYLNENIEKQIKKNMKNILENSDSKDYAKQLRYNLLIADKYGYYSLSVNMMHLIFQHFLKQNNMQEVQNLIGTYYDICNKCNTKYAKYVYYMDLGNYFYKNSEFHQSASYFKNIRMYSLYENDDQLAAYSIYGESKCYIQMKKYEDAYKVANKLVNLIDSISDLVDRAKMYKLLAILSLKMDDGKFSEYEKESYKFYGEEKNHCAKAILDFACTMFSVGYKEEAIDYIKKAIDMYPNENKDNLVKFTLLCAEELIKNEILHDAMDLIDNALNCAIKLNNIKFIEKSYYLKAILLRRKGNLASAEMYMNLALDSLTKFGNKKQLCDMYMIMGELYYEIGSLKESLRYFTLAISIQKKL, from the coding sequence ATGGAAGTTCTTTCAATTGGGGAAAAGATAAAAAGGGCTAGAATATATAGTGGGTATACATTAAAAGAAGTTTGCGGAGATAAAATTTCAGTTTCTAAGCTTAGTTGTATTGAAAATAATAAGGTAATTCCGGAAGAATGGGTACTTGAGTATATAGCTTCAAAATTAAAGTTGGATATAGAATATTTAAATGAAAATATAGAAAAACAAATTAAGAAAAACATGAAAAACATACTAGAAAATAGTGATTCAAAAGATTATGCAAAACAGCTAAGGTATAATCTTTTAATAGCAGATAAGTATGGATATTATTCCTTATCTGTTAATATGATGCATTTAATATTTCAACATTTTTTAAAGCAAAATAATATGCAAGAAGTACAAAATTTAATAGGTACTTATTATGACATATGTAATAAATGTAATACTAAATATGCAAAATATGTTTATTATATGGACTTAGGAAATTATTTTTATAAAAATAGTGAGTTTCATCAGTCAGCTAGTTACTTTAAAAACATTAGAATGTATTCTCTTTATGAAAATGATGATCAGCTTGCGGCCTATAGTATATATGGTGAATCTAAATGCTATATACAAATGAAAAAGTATGAAGATGCTTATAAGGTAGCAAATAAACTAGTAAATTTAATAGACAGTATAAGTGATTTAGTAGATAGAGCAAAAATGTATAAATTACTTGCTATATTGTCATTAAAAATGGATGATGGAAAATTTTCAGAATATGAAAAAGAATCATATAAATTCTACGGAGAAGAAAAAAATCATTGTGCAAAAGCAATACTGGATTTTGCGTGTACTATGTTTTCTGTTGGATATAAAGAAGAAGCTATAGATTACATAAAAAAAGCTATAGATATGTATCCTAATGAGAACAAAGATAATTTAGTTAAATTTACATTATTGTGTGCAGAAGAACTTATAAAAAATGAAATACTACATGATGCTATGGATTTAATAGATAATGCTTTGAATTGTGCTATAAAACTTAATAATATAAAGTTTATAGAAAAATCTTATTATTTAAAAGCTATACTTTTAAGAAGAAAAGGAAATCTAGCATCAGCGGAAATGTATATGAATTTAGCACTGGATAGTTTAACTAAATTTGGGAATAAAAAGCAACTATGTGATATGTATATGATTATGGGAGAATTATATTATGAAATAGGTTCTCTTAAGGAATCTTTAAGATACTTTACACTAGCTATATCTATACAAAAGAAATTATAG
- a CDS encoding type 1 glutamine amidotransferase codes for MELNICHMYPDLLNVYGDVGNVLILKYRAEHRGIKTNIFNISIGDKFDAKKYDIVFFGGGQDYEQSIVSKDLNENKASSIIEYIESNKVFLSICGGYQLLGKFYVTPDGKKIKGLNALDIYTTSSEKRFIGNTVIYNKEFKETYVGFENHSGKTYIGSLRPLGKVLSGFGNNGEDHSEGCIYKNTFCTYFHGSLLSKNPELADRLISLALKNKYGNLSLPSLDDTYELKAKEFIIKRELI; via the coding sequence TTGGAACTTAACATATGTCATATGTATCCAGATCTTCTTAATGTTTATGGAGATGTAGGTAATGTATTAATACTTAAATATAGAGCTGAACATAGAGGTATTAAAACAAATATTTTTAACATTAGTATAGGAGACAAATTCGATGCTAAAAAATACGATATTGTATTTTTTGGTGGTGGTCAAGATTATGAACAATCTATAGTATCAAAGGATTTAAATGAAAATAAAGCTAGTAGCATAATTGAATATATAGAATCTAACAAAGTCTTTCTTTCTATTTGTGGAGGATATCAATTATTAGGTAAATTCTATGTAACTCCTGATGGCAAAAAAATTAAGGGATTAAACGCTTTGGATATATATACAACTTCTAGCGAAAAAAGATTCATAGGAAATACCGTAATATATAACAAAGAATTTAAAGAAACTTATGTTGGATTTGAAAATCATTCTGGAAAAACTTATATAGGATCATTGAGACCTCTTGGAAAAGTTCTTTCTGGATTTGGCAATAATGGAGAGGATCATTCGGAAGGATGTATATATAAAAATACATTTTGTACGTATTTTCATGGTTCATTACTTTCTAAGAATCCTGAACTTGCAGACAGATTAATTTCCTTAGCTTTAAAAAATAAATATGGAAATCTATCTCTTCCAAGTTTAGATGATACTTATGAATTAAAAGCAAAAGAATTTATAATAAAAAGAGAATTAATTTAA
- a CDS encoding Mur ligase family protein, whose protein sequence is MKLSSLLYKGGTNFPGKVALKFDKDILSKISKNYKVILVTGTNGKTTTTNMIYSVLKNAKFDVITNDTGANMYTGIISCFIKNFKFLNTSKTRYCVLEVDEANVKYITDHIHPEIITITNLFRDQLDRYGEVYSTLDKILEGIKKSPESTLILNGDESLLGNLDVPNKILYYGFNTPITKTDKPPLNADAKFCKVCKHPYKYNFITYNHLGDFYCPNCGYKRPSLTYVVDNILNLYSEGSTVEINKENYYINQCGTYNIYNALCAFSIGKLLGIENSVIRYTLKNIKSSFGRQETIKINNKNLKIILVKNPAGFDEALKSINLDSENKSIALLLNDNYADGKDVSWIWDVDFEDLNDNNIHNIMVSGIRLYDMSIRLKVAGFDEDLFCICHNYDALLNSIENCNDSMIYLLATYTAMTSFRKFLNAKGYIKKLW, encoded by the coding sequence ATGAAACTATCAAGTTTGTTATATAAAGGTGGAACTAATTTTCCCGGAAAGGTAGCGCTTAAATTTGATAAAGATATATTGAGTAAAATATCTAAAAACTATAAAGTCATATTGGTAACAGGAACTAATGGTAAAACAACAACAACTAATATGATTTACTCGGTTTTAAAAAATGCTAAATTTGACGTAATAACAAATGATACTGGAGCAAATATGTATACAGGAATAATATCTTGTTTTATCAAAAACTTTAAATTCTTAAATACATCTAAAACAAGATATTGCGTACTGGAAGTAGATGAGGCAAATGTAAAGTACATTACGGACCATATACATCCTGAAATAATAACCATTACAAATTTATTCCGAGATCAATTAGATAGATATGGAGAGGTTTATTCAACATTAGATAAGATACTAGAGGGTATTAAAAAATCTCCAGAATCAACTTTAATTTTAAATGGAGATGAATCATTACTTGGCAATTTAGATGTTCCGAATAAAATACTCTACTATGGATTCAACACTCCAATTACAAAAACAGATAAACCCCCATTAAATGCTGATGCTAAATTTTGTAAAGTATGTAAACATCCATACAAGTATAACTTTATAACATATAATCATCTTGGTGATTTCTATTGCCCAAATTGCGGATATAAAAGACCTTCTCTAACTTATGTAGTAGATAATATATTAAATCTATATTCAGAAGGTTCTACAGTAGAAATAAACAAAGAAAACTATTATATAAATCAATGTGGAACTTACAATATTTATAATGCCCTTTGTGCTTTTTCAATAGGAAAATTGCTTGGCATTGAAAATTCTGTTATACGTTACACCTTGAAAAATATTAAAAGTAGCTTTGGAAGACAAGAAACCATAAAAATAAACAATAAAAATCTAAAAATAATACTAGTAAAAAATCCTGCTGGTTTTGATGAGGCATTAAAATCTATAAATTTAGATTCAGAAAATAAAAGTATAGCTCTACTTTTAAATGATAATTATGCCGATGGAAAAGATGTTTCTTGGATATGGGATGTAGACTTTGAAGATTTAAATGATAATAATATACACAATATTATGGTATCTGGTATAAGACTTTATGACATGAGTATAAGACTTAAAGTAGCTGGCTTTGATGAAGATCTGTTTTGCATATGTCATAACTATGATGCTCTACTTAATAGTATTGAGAATTGTAATGATTCTATGATTTATCTTCTAGCTACTTATACAGCTATGACAAGTTTCAGAAAGTTTTTAAATGCTAAAGGATATATTAAAAAATTATGGTGA
- a CDS encoding YdcF family protein, with product MWKKNFRYAIGVLSILYYLFFVRFSGIIGFHIIWFLMGIGFLFYSFIKKFIINIYRLLNSRLKFLVKLVIIAGFVSFIILESCIIYFGISKKYVKSDYIIVLGAAVHGDYMSLILKERVDKTLDYLREYPNTKIIVSGGKGPGESITEAEAMRRYLVSNGICDNQIIKEEKSRTTAENFKYSSKIIRSMENGRTPTVSVVTTNFHMLRAKMLAKRSGLVVQEVVSKGHISSAPNYYVREYFALVHSFICDNIN from the coding sequence ATGTGGAAAAAGAATTTTAGATACGCAATTGGAGTATTGAGCATTTTATATTATCTATTTTTTGTTAGATTTTCAGGTATAATAGGTTTTCATATTATTTGGTTTTTAATGGGAATAGGTTTTTTGTTTTACAGTTTTATTAAAAAATTTATAATTAATATTTATAGATTGTTAAATTCAAGATTAAAATTTTTAGTGAAACTTGTTATTATAGCTGGTTTTGTTTCATTTATCATATTAGAAAGTTGTATTATTTATTTTGGAATTTCTAAAAAGTATGTAAAAAGTGATTATATTATAGTGTTAGGAGCTGCAGTTCATGGAGATTATATGTCACTTATTTTAAAGGAAAGAGTTGATAAAACTTTAGATTATTTAAGAGAATATCCTAATACAAAAATTATAGTATCAGGGGGAAAGGGTCCAGGAGAATCAATTACTGAAGCTGAGGCCATGAGAAGGTACTTAGTTAGTAATGGCATTTGTGATAATCAAATTATAAAGGAAGAAAAGTCTAGAACTACAGCTGAAAATTTTAAGTATTCTTCTAAAATCATAAGAAGTATGGAAAATGGTAGAACACCAACAGTATCTGTAGTTACAACAAATTTTCATATGCTTAGAGCCAAAATGTTAGCAAAAAGAAGTGGACTTGTAGTTCAAGAAGTTGTGTCTAAGGGGCATATATCATCAGCTCCTAATTATTATGTAAGAGAGTATTTTGCTTTAGTACATTCTTTTATTTGTGATAATATTAATTAA